A genomic region of Leptospira mtsangambouensis contains the following coding sequences:
- a CDS encoding patatin-like phospholipase family protein produces the protein MGKRALVLSGGGARGAYQAGVLRYLEEIHWKPDIICGTSVGAINACAIGSGMNSSRLSELWLRLNQKNIMRYSIWNMLKGLFRKKYYPLVETYPLKKFIHENLDFTKLNESKTKVIISAVNILSSELKFFENPNLQIEHILASSAIPMIFPWQIIEGEPYWDGGVMANTPILPALTHEASEIVVVLLSPVGGMRVMDAPKTKDEALERLFELYLLGSYRSVEQGLEYRKSVMKGLTPIENFLLGLRTEFKNAKISVIAPKQMLGLVSILNFKKDQAELLLKQGYEDAKDFFTKKA, from the coding sequence ATGGGAAAAAGAGCACTTGTATTGTCTGGAGGAGGGGCTAGAGGAGCCTACCAGGCAGGGGTTTTGCGGTATTTAGAAGAAATTCACTGGAAACCCGATATCATTTGTGGAACATCCGTTGGTGCTATCAATGCATGTGCCATTGGTTCTGGAATGAATTCTAGTCGATTGTCTGAATTATGGCTTCGGCTAAACCAAAAAAATATCATGCGTTATTCGATTTGGAATATGTTAAAAGGACTTTTCCGAAAAAAATACTATCCACTTGTGGAAACCTATCCCTTAAAAAAATTCATTCATGAAAATTTAGATTTCACAAAACTCAATGAATCCAAAACGAAAGTAATTATTTCTGCAGTTAATATTCTTAGTTCCGAGCTTAAGTTTTTTGAAAATCCTAACTTACAAATTGAACATATACTTGCCTCCTCTGCCATCCCGATGATTTTTCCATGGCAGATCATTGAGGGAGAACCTTATTGGGACGGAGGAGTGATGGCAAACACTCCCATCTTGCCCGCCCTCACACATGAAGCTTCCGAAATTGTTGTGGTCTTACTTTCACCAGTTGGTGGCATGCGAGTGATGGATGCACCCAAAACAAAAGACGAAGCTTTGGAAAGATTATTTGAATTGTATCTTCTTGGCTCTTACCGAAGTGTTGAACAGGGTTTAGAATATAGAAAATCAGTGATGAAGGGACTTACTCCCATTGAAAATTTTTTATTAGGTTTACGAACCGAATTTAAAAATGCAAAAATTTCAGTAATCGCACCAAAACAAATGTTAGGTTTGGTAAGCATTTTAAATTTTAAAAAAGATCAGGCGGAACTTTTGTTAAAACAAGGTTACGAAGATGCAAAAGATTTTTTTACGAAAAAAGCTTAA
- a CDS encoding C40 family peptidase — protein sequence MSLHRYFPLVFLLCFFTFGQRPSLWAQNLDSLVESVYNKQESLLIRNEIRKRLGDRANEPSIKEIVKSLRVWAAFESMPASEFAEEVERFVILKDYGLNWEETEELIPYFITAKPNKKDIPYLGKFFKEMALSKVSEETVFEILRLAKSKEWSGASVLVAGRLVVLSQKKESNSFLTLKRLEPVLPKQFENLSEEKKSKFFKDWHSLSLGKIEETHWETIKTDTIQLSSKQMEKENFQTSERRTEIIWNEQGEWVTKERPKLDPNLIFLEEQTVTLPQVGSGDKDKRKLVDPVGRQWIGTPYLYGGYSKRGVDCSGLTKSILTDPKIGMNERMIPRSARDQAQIGKSVSRDGQQIGNLVFFSASPNTSKITHVGMVLDNDNFIHASTSRGVVIQSLNEKWWKERYVTGRDIFTVGK from the coding sequence ATGTCTTTGCATCGTTACTTTCCTTTGGTTTTTCTTCTTTGTTTTTTTACTTTTGGACAAAGACCTTCTCTTTGGGCACAAAACTTGGATTCCTTGGTGGAATCCGTTTATAATAAACAAGAATCCCTTCTGATTCGTAATGAAATACGCAAACGTTTAGGAGATCGTGCCAACGAACCTTCCATCAAAGAAATTGTAAAATCCTTACGAGTTTGGGCAGCATTTGAGTCAATGCCCGCTTCGGAATTTGCAGAGGAGGTCGAAAGGTTTGTCATTTTAAAAGATTATGGTTTGAATTGGGAAGAAACAGAAGAATTGATTCCTTACTTTATCACAGCCAAACCAAACAAAAAAGACATTCCTTACTTGGGTAAGTTTTTCAAAGAGATGGCCCTTTCCAAAGTTTCGGAAGAAACAGTTTTCGAAATCTTAAGACTTGCTAAATCTAAAGAATGGAGTGGTGCCTCCGTTCTTGTTGCAGGAAGATTGGTTGTATTATCACAAAAAAAAGAATCCAATTCTTTTCTCACACTCAAACGTTTGGAACCAGTTCTTCCGAAACAATTTGAAAATTTAAGTGAAGAGAAAAAATCAAAGTTTTTTAAAGACTGGCATTCACTTTCATTAGGAAAGATTGAGGAAACACACTGGGAGACCATCAAAACAGATACCATTCAATTGAGTTCCAAACAAATGGAAAAAGAAAACTTTCAAACTTCAGAAAGACGAACTGAAATTATATGGAATGAACAAGGAGAATGGGTCACAAAAGAACGTCCTAAACTTGATCCCAATCTTATTTTTTTAGAAGAACAAACAGTCACTTTGCCACAAGTAGGAAGCGGTGATAAGGATAAACGTAAGTTAGTGGATCCAGTGGGTCGCCAGTGGATTGGAACACCCTATCTTTACGGTGGGTATTCAAAACGAGGTGTTGACTGTTCTGGTTTGACCAAGTCGATTCTTACCGATCCAAAAATTGGAATGAATGAGAGGATGATCCCAAGGTCTGCCAGAGACCAAGCGCAGATTGGAAAGTCTGTTTCAAGGGATGGACAACAAATTGGAAATTTAGTATTTTTCTCCGCATCACCAAATACAAGTAAAATTACACATGTAGGAATGGTTTTGGACAATGATAATTTTATTCATGCATCGACTAGCAGAGGTGTGGTGATCCAATCCTTAAATGAAAAATGGTGGAAGGAGAGGTATGTGACAGGTCGAGATATTTTTACGGTAGGGAAATAG
- the ruvA gene encoding Holliday junction branch migration protein RuvA, giving the protein MIASLRGKLIQLEMDHLVLDVAGVGYEIHIPFPLHLECKDKMKEEIFLHIFHSITDRGERLFGFSTRKDRELFQLIKSLHGIGELTALKILSFFQADDLYKIAKEDDRKTLEKIPKVKGKTSEKILFEIKQNLKKLEIFLSDESAKTDPEDRETDLATLALIQLGFDEKTATKQVSDVKKINPLATASEIVKQVITGTR; this is encoded by the coding sequence ATGATTGCAAGTTTACGTGGGAAATTAATTCAATTAGAAATGGATCACCTGGTCCTTGATGTAGCAGGTGTCGGATACGAAATCCATATTCCTTTTCCTTTACATTTAGAATGTAAGGACAAAATGAAAGAAGAGATTTTTTTACATATCTTTCATTCCATCACAGACAGAGGAGAACGTTTGTTTGGATTTTCAACAAGAAAAGACAGGGAACTTTTCCAACTCATCAAATCTTTGCATGGAATTGGAGAACTCACTGCCTTAAAAATTTTATCTTTTTTTCAAGCAGACGATTTGTACAAAATTGCCAAAGAAGATGACAGAAAAACTTTGGAAAAAATTCCAAAAGTAAAAGGTAAAACCTCAGAAAAAATTCTTTTTGAAATCAAACAAAACCTAAAAAAACTAGAAATCTTTTTAAGTGATGAATCTGCAAAAACAGATCCAGAAGACAGAGAAACAGATCTGGCAACACTTGCCCTCATCCAACTTGGATTTGATGAAAAAACAGCCACAAAACAAGTGTCCGATGTCAAAAAAATAAATCCACTCGCAACCGCATCAGAGATAGTAAAACAAGTGATTACTGGAACCAGATAA
- a CDS encoding OmpP1/FadL family transporter: MLKIKLFRNSILPLCILILFPSFVFGSEPFHNIQGFYGERAAGLGGAFTAIADDPSGAYYNPAGLGFTYNDGISISASNFKDVKRSYINIDTPGQVYNQTHQGFDPNFIGLLKNFDRWKFAFSIVNTYNYSYNRVDQVNYPLVSPSINSTRNYTKEKYSQLLVGPSAAYLLSDKLSIGATLYYMNDTKEVSRTQFQQFSDLSYVMRSYIDNRRTSGIMPVLGIQYQPIQKVSLGLSYRRIFVMGGNRLYNEVYADSTRRPGSSAIDFIEGTGDGASSIEAGVLTQKPKLTTSIPQTSELRFGIAFFPTSRFLASFDMIYSTGYKSRRNQDEISAFGRRVTYTINDTEIRELTRASTTNFAAGMEYYLADTFSVLAGVYTNEPNTKPISWTESAVDLYLQNTYGNQVQMNSGDASVIYKVARSGTNPRNEYSRNKGLSLGFSWVTSKSSVSVTYIREVGYGNSRIDPNSLSQSFEYSAHSVYIMVSSRN; the protein is encoded by the coding sequence ATGTTAAAAATCAAACTCTTTAGAAATTCTATTCTCCCACTTTGTATTTTGATTCTTTTCCCAAGTTTTGTTTTTGGGTCTGAACCATTCCATAATATCCAAGGATTTTATGGAGAACGGGCAGCGGGACTTGGAGGAGCCTTTACAGCCATCGCCGATGATCCTTCCGGTGCCTATTATAATCCTGCTGGACTTGGATTTACTTATAATGATGGAATTTCCATCTCTGCCAGTAATTTTAAAGATGTAAAAAGAAGTTATATCAATATCGATACACCGGGACAGGTTTACAACCAAACCCACCAAGGTTTTGATCCAAACTTCATAGGTTTATTGAAAAACTTTGATCGATGGAAATTTGCATTTTCCATTGTGAATACCTATAATTACTCTTATAACCGAGTGGACCAAGTGAACTATCCTCTTGTTTCTCCGTCTATCAACTCAACAAGAAACTATACAAAAGAAAAATACAGCCAACTCCTAGTGGGCCCAAGTGCCGCCTACCTACTTTCCGACAAACTCTCGATTGGTGCCACTCTCTATTATATGAATGATACAAAAGAAGTATCAAGAACCCAATTCCAACAGTTTTCAGATTTAAGTTATGTAATGCGATCTTACATAGATAACCGTAGGACTTCAGGAATTATGCCGGTTCTTGGAATCCAATACCAACCCATCCAAAAAGTATCTTTGGGCCTAAGTTACCGAAGAATCTTTGTGATGGGAGGAAATCGACTTTACAACGAAGTGTATGCGGATTCCACAAGAAGGCCAGGTTCTTCTGCAATTGATTTCATTGAAGGAACTGGAGATGGTGCCTCGTCCATCGAAGCCGGAGTTCTCACTCAAAAACCAAAACTCACAACGTCAATCCCCCAAACATCTGAGTTACGATTTGGAATTGCCTTCTTCCCTACTTCTCGTTTTTTGGCCTCTTTTGATATGATTTATTCAACTGGTTACAAATCCAGACGAAACCAAGATGAAATTAGTGCATTTGGAAGACGAGTCACTTATACAATCAACGATACAGAAATTAGAGAATTAACAAGAGCGTCCACCACCAACTTCGCTGCGGGAATGGAATACTATCTAGCAGACACCTTTTCTGTGTTAGCTGGAGTTTATACCAACGAACCAAATACCAAACCAATTTCTTGGACAGAATCAGCGGTTGACCTGTATCTTCAAAATACTTACGGAAACCAAGTGCAAATGAATTCCGGAGATGCAAGTGTCATTTATAAAGTAGCAAGATCCGGAACGAATCCAAGAAACGAGTATTCCAGAAACAAAGGTTTAAGTTTAGGGTTTTCATGGGTGACGTCAAAATCATCAGTATCCGTCACTTATATCAGAGAAGTGGGATATGGAAATTCTCGTATTGATCCTAATTCCCTATCACAATCTTTCGAATACAGTGCTCACTCTGTTTACATTATGGTTAGTTCAAGAAATTAA
- a CDS encoding patatin-like phospholipase family protein gives MKRIRLSKNPTLAQYLTLADLFKNLPHTVLREMKDQTVREYLVGGEILFEENSEGNDLYILAAGKLRYEKRGADGSIRDVGEFKRLDIIGELSLFTGEKRSATVKAIRDSELLRVPRDVALSILLKYPESLLQITKIIAERLANAKKENQEFVPLSRTFSILTALPKNSLDEIIHKIGLVFLRYGSFCVVDEKVFLDRTSELQSLDEKDREPWIIRFFSQMEAEYDFVFYLLEDKKEFTTWSERALRQSDSILFIKEATADPNCIQLESLLDKKQIKERNQILVLLQPNAVDVVPGTIKHLQKRKFQRHYHVHFDRLDTWERLGRGLLGKSIGLALGGGGAKGFAHLGVLRALEENKTPIDMVSGTSAGAIFSALIAMGETSKGSEEKAKAFWISKDLLNEYTIPVLSLTTGKKYTEAIRQFFGSIQIEDLWIPYFAIATDLSHSEIHVFDKGDLWKAIRASTSIPGVVPPFIDEGVVYVDGGVLDNVPGIALKERGVGKIISVDVFGDIYPDQDRELSSYFDKTNPGVMTNPLTQMTNLINFNEILRPKFPPIGDIIIRSILASSRDRIRQTEKISDLFLQIPTNNFGLLDWFAYERLIELGYVSSVDKIIRSREKFLNPTLQSIL, from the coding sequence GTGAAACGAATCCGGTTATCAAAAAATCCTACTCTGGCACAGTATCTCACTTTGGCAGATTTATTTAAAAATTTACCGCATACGGTTCTTCGGGAAATGAAGGACCAAACAGTTCGGGAATATTTAGTAGGGGGCGAGATCTTATTCGAAGAAAACTCTGAAGGGAATGATTTATATATTTTGGCTGCAGGCAAACTTCGTTATGAAAAACGAGGTGCTGACGGGTCCATTCGTGACGTTGGTGAATTCAAACGACTTGATATCATTGGAGAACTAAGTTTGTTCACTGGAGAAAAACGTTCTGCCACAGTGAAAGCAATTCGCGATTCCGAACTGCTTCGAGTTCCAAGAGATGTGGCTTTGTCCATTTTACTCAAATACCCTGAGAGTCTTTTGCAAATCACAAAAATCATCGCCGAACGTTTGGCGAATGCAAAAAAAGAAAATCAGGAATTTGTTCCGCTTTCTCGAACCTTTTCTATTTTAACAGCTCTTCCAAAAAATTCCTTGGATGAAATCATTCATAAAATTGGTCTAGTATTCCTAAGGTACGGATCTTTTTGTGTTGTAGATGAAAAGGTATTTTTAGACCGAACAAGCGAATTGCAGTCGTTAGATGAAAAAGACAGAGAACCTTGGATCATCCGTTTTTTTTCTCAAATGGAAGCAGAATATGATTTTGTTTTTTACCTCTTAGAAGACAAAAAAGAATTCACTACTTGGTCGGAGAGAGCACTTCGTCAATCTGATTCTATTTTATTCATCAAAGAAGCAACGGCAGATCCAAACTGCATTCAGTTAGAATCTCTTCTCGATAAAAAACAAATCAAAGAAAGAAACCAAATTCTCGTCCTTCTCCAACCGAACGCAGTGGATGTGGTTCCAGGCACCATCAAACATTTACAAAAAAGAAAGTTCCAACGCCACTACCATGTGCATTTTGACCGCTTGGATACCTGGGAAAGATTGGGAAGGGGTTTACTTGGAAAATCCATTGGCCTAGCCCTGGGAGGTGGTGGTGCCAAAGGATTTGCTCATTTAGGTGTTTTGCGGGCGTTAGAAGAAAACAAAACTCCTATCGATATGGTTTCAGGAACTAGCGCTGGAGCTATTTTTTCTGCTCTCATTGCGATGGGCGAAACGAGTAAAGGCAGTGAAGAAAAAGCAAAGGCATTTTGGATCTCCAAAGACTTGTTAAATGAATATACAATTCCTGTTTTATCACTGACCACAGGTAAAAAATATACGGAAGCCATTCGGCAATTTTTTGGATCCATCCAAATCGAAGATTTATGGATTCCTTATTTTGCCATTGCAACTGATTTATCACATTCAGAAATTCATGTCTTTGACAAAGGAGATTTATGGAAGGCAATTCGAGCAAGCACCTCCATTCCCGGAGTGGTCCCTCCTTTTATTGATGAGGGAGTTGTGTATGTCGATGGAGGAGTGCTTGATAATGTTCCAGGAATTGCCCTGAAAGAACGAGGTGTGGGAAAGATCATTTCTGTAGATGTTTTTGGTGATATTTATCCTGACCAAGACCGGGAATTATCTTCTTATTTTGATAAAACAAATCCAGGGGTGATGACAAATCCTCTGACCCAAATGACTAACTTAATTAACTTTAATGAAATTTTAAGACCCAAGTTTCCACCCATTGGGGACATTATCATTCGATCTATCTTGGCTTCGAGTAGGGATCGGATCCGACAAACAGAAAAGATATCAGATTTGTTTTTGCAAATTCCAACGAATAACTTTGGACTTTTGGATTGGTTTGCTTATGAACGTCTCATTGAACTGGGATATGTATCTTCTGTTGATAAAATCATTAGGAGTCGGGAGAAATTTTTAAATCCTACTTTACAATCAATTCTTTAG
- a CDS encoding PAS domain-containing sensor histidine kinase, which produces MGLELTDQRLINTILEQSVNAIVISDLEGNLQFVNQAFLSLWGYDNIDEILGKNALTFTDDKEKSELILSEILTKSQWTGELRAKRKDGSTFEISVSAYSSKDKQGKITHLLASFSDQTKTKELERYAKEREIYFSQILDSISDLVFCKDKNFTVTYVNKACADFYGVTKQTLIGIKDVTYNDEKFTKAYHQEDKKVFETGTTSYVRREPNVGPNGTTRILETVKNPILDAKGNINEIVGVSRDITETQVLEDRLQLVTELTSDYIYTAKIENGEVVAEWSSKELRTTSGYSIEEITKLGGWFNLILKEDLTNIAERMTKILKGETGVVEYRLRTKSGKIKWLRDYTRPIKDETGKVTSIIGAAKDITSEKETELKYLVSSQRYHAAMESALEAIYFLETSKNKEGEIIDFIISDVNQKAEEQLGMKKEELIGKGICQLFPVNRKNGFFEEYLKVVKTKIPMEQEFQIPGNFAAPGYYFHQVIPTNDGIVIQTRDISDRKRMEELLLRTNRLAKVGSFDYDLTNRQITLSKVATEILVQTSNHLFSVDLSFFGTKEFIKILKEKEIHCIKTKETFDLECLVEAGSENEFWIRIIATPKFIEDHCIGFYGAIQNIQDQKLIQNSLFEKENLLLTKNRELESLVQITKKQNERLKEYTYITSHNLRAPIANLISLTELLKENPSNPELLGFIESSSYQLDQIIRNLNELLNIERDTKELPKSKILIKESIDAQILLLKNGANREIEFTNQVPEGIQLLGFQAYFDSIVNNILTNAIKYANPNQVCKIRISFQDTKEFLRIGITDNGPGIDTKRHGQKLFNMNFRLRQDIEGKGMGLFLSKHQIEAMNGSIELESELGNGSTFYLNFPKTQI; this is translated from the coding sequence ATGGGATTGGAACTGACAGACCAAAGACTGATCAATACCATTTTAGAGCAGTCGGTAAATGCAATTGTCATTTCTGATTTAGAAGGGAACCTTCAATTTGTAAACCAGGCATTTCTTTCTCTCTGGGGATATGACAATATAGACGAAATCCTCGGAAAAAATGCCCTCACATTCACCGATGACAAAGAAAAATCAGAACTCATTTTATCCGAAATCCTCACCAAATCCCAATGGACAGGAGAATTACGAGCCAAAAGAAAAGATGGATCCACTTTTGAAATATCTGTCTCCGCTTATAGCTCCAAAGACAAACAAGGAAAAATTACACATTTACTCGCTAGTTTTTCGGACCAAACCAAAACAAAAGAATTAGAACGTTATGCAAAAGAGAGAGAAATCTATTTTTCGCAAATTTTGGATTCAATTTCTGACTTAGTTTTTTGTAAGGACAAAAATTTTACTGTCACTTACGTAAACAAGGCCTGCGCCGATTTTTATGGGGTCACAAAACAAACCTTAATCGGCATCAAAGATGTTACCTATAACGATGAAAAATTTACAAAGGCATATCACCAAGAAGACAAAAAGGTTTTTGAAACTGGAACCACTAGTTATGTAAGACGAGAACCAAATGTTGGACCAAACGGAACCACAAGAATTTTGGAAACTGTTAAAAACCCTATCCTCGATGCAAAAGGAAACATCAATGAAATTGTTGGTGTATCCAGGGACATTACAGAAACTCAGGTTTTAGAAGATCGTTTGCAATTAGTGACGGAACTTACCTCAGATTATATTTATACAGCGAAAATTGAAAATGGCGAAGTGGTTGCTGAGTGGAGTTCAAAAGAACTAAGGACAACTTCAGGTTATTCCATTGAAGAAATAACCAAGTTAGGTGGTTGGTTCAATCTCATTTTAAAAGAAGACTTAACAAATATTGCAGAACGTATGACAAAGATTTTGAAAGGAGAAACAGGTGTGGTGGAATACCGTCTCCGCACAAAATCAGGAAAAATCAAATGGTTACGCGATTACACTCGTCCTATCAAAGACGAAACGGGAAAAGTCACTTCGATCATTGGTGCAGCAAAAGACATCACTTCAGAAAAAGAAACAGAATTAAAATATTTGGTCAGTAGCCAAAGATATCACGCCGCAATGGAATCTGCTTTAGAAGCCATTTACTTTTTAGAAACATCAAAAAACAAAGAAGGAGAAATAATAGATTTTATCATTTCCGATGTAAATCAAAAAGCAGAAGAACAACTGGGGATGAAAAAAGAGGAATTGATAGGAAAGGGAATTTGCCAACTATTTCCGGTGAACAGAAAGAATGGATTCTTTGAGGAATATTTAAAAGTAGTCAAAACAAAAATTCCGATGGAACAAGAGTTCCAAATTCCAGGAAACTTTGCTGCCCCAGGTTATTACTTTCACCAGGTAATTCCAACTAACGATGGAATTGTGATACAAACGAGAGACATCTCTGATAGAAAGAGAATGGAAGAGTTACTCCTTAGAACAAACCGTCTAGCAAAAGTAGGAAGTTTTGATTATGATTTAACCAATAGGCAAATTACCCTCTCAAAAGTTGCCACCGAAATTTTAGTCCAAACTTCAAACCATTTGTTTTCTGTTGATTTAAGTTTTTTTGGCACCAAAGAATTTATAAAAATATTAAAAGAAAAAGAAATCCACTGCATCAAAACAAAAGAAACTTTCGATTTAGAATGTTTAGTCGAGGCAGGTTCAGAAAATGAATTCTGGATTCGTATCATTGCTACTCCCAAATTCATAGAGGATCATTGTATTGGATTTTATGGAGCCATCCAAAACATCCAGGATCAAAAATTAATCCAAAACTCTCTTTTTGAAAAAGAAAACCTCCTTCTAACCAAAAACAGAGAACTTGAATCTTTAGTCCAGATTACAAAAAAACAAAATGAAAGATTGAAGGAATATACATATATTACATCGCATAACTTACGAGCACCGATTGCCAATCTTATCAGTTTGACAGAACTGCTAAAGGAAAATCCTTCCAACCCAGAATTACTTGGGTTTATCGAATCTTCATCTTATCAATTGGATCAAATCATACGAAATCTCAATGAACTTCTGAATATTGAAAGGGATACCAAAGAACTTCCTAAATCAAAAATTTTGATAAAAGAAAGTATCGATGCACAAATTTTACTCTTAAAGAATGGAGCCAACCGAGAAATCGAATTTACCAACCAAGTTCCAGAGGGAATCCAACTTCTTGGATTCCAAGCTTATTTTGATAGTATTGTGAACAATATCCTCACCAACGCAATTAAATATGCCAACCCAAACCAAGTTTGTAAAATTAGAATTTCTTTTCAGGATACAAAAGAATTTTTAAGAATTGGAATTACTGATAATGGTCCAGGCATTGACACCAAAAGACATGGCCAAAAATTATTCAATATGAACTTTCGATTGCGCCAAGACATAGAAGGAAAAGGAATGGGCCTATTCCTCTCCAAACACCAAATTGAAGCCATGAATGGGTCCATTGAATTAGAAAGTGAACTTGGGAATGGATCCACCTTCTATCTCAATTTTCCAAAAACACAAATTTGA